The Fervidicoccaceae archaeon genome contains a region encoding:
- a CDS encoding CBS domain-containing protein has translation MKNSMYRLSSAQREILEALVKLYEEKKRLVKSVEIANLVGKDEGTVRNIISTLRSLGLLESKTGPSGGYVPTLKALEIVKAPPLPSYGILRVWKDDRELNAAAYSIEILDLLNPEGGKAVLKLGGVLDELKEGDEIKVGPAPHTRLTIEGRLLQIDRASGQAIVLIKRLVSIPRETVGRIATRKLITIKPTDYLREVAKLFFENRIRGAPVVEGDKIVGIVTTTDVAKAFSEGKINAKVSDYMKRSVVTIREDEDVLDAVRLMDLYNVGRLIVVDALGNPVGIVTRTDILRRIAALGK, from the coding sequence AGACTGGTGAAGAGCGTCGAGATAGCGAATCTCGTTGGCAAGGACGAGGGCACCGTGAGGAACATAATATCGACGTTGAGGAGCCTGGGCTTGTTGGAGAGCAAAACCGGCCCGAGCGGCGGCTACGTGCCCACTCTCAAGGCCCTTGAGATCGTGAAGGCTCCCCCGCTCCCTTCCTACGGGATCCTCAGGGTCTGGAAAGACGACAGAGAGCTCAACGCCGCCGCTTACTCGATCGAGATCCTCGACCTCCTCAACCCGGAGGGTGGCAAGGCCGTCCTCAAGCTCGGCGGGGTGCTCGACGAACTCAAGGAAGGCGACGAAATCAAAGTAGGCCCGGCCCCGCACACCAGGCTTACCATAGAGGGAAGGCTCCTCCAAATAGATAGGGCGAGCGGACAGGCAATCGTACTAATCAAGAGGCTGGTGAGTATACCCAGAGAGACCGTGGGGAGGATCGCCACGAGGAAGCTCATAACGATTAAGCCGACCGACTACCTGCGTGAGGTGGCCAAGCTGTTCTTCGAGAACAGAATACGAGGTGCGCCCGTGGTAGAGGGGGACAAGATCGTTGGGATAGTGACCACCACCGACGTGGCCAAAGCCTTCAGCGAGGGAAAAATCAATGCCAAAGTGAGCGACTACATGAAGAGAAGCGTCGTGACTATTAGAGAAGACGAGGACGTGCTCGACGCCGTCAGATTGATGGACCTATACAATGTTGGCAGACTCATAGTGGTCGACGCCCTCGGCAATCCCGTCGGCATAGTCACGCGCACCGATATACTCAGGAGAATAGCGGCGCTGGGCAAGTGA